TGACGGCCCTCGTAGCTGGTGGCCTTGTAGGACTTATCATCAACGCCTTTTTTGCTCGTTCTTACGGTACGTACTGGAAGGCAGTAATGAGGGGCGTGGGGTCGCCGGGGGCGGCGAGCCTTATTCTGATTTTGCTGGTGGTGAGCCTGATCTCTTCGCTGCTGAGCGTCACAGGTGTTTCTGGAGGATTTATTTGGCTCGCCAACCTCGTAGGTATCGGAGGTGTGTGGTTCGTTCCCATCACCTTTGTGCTCGCGGGCTTGATGGCTGTATCAACGGGTACGTCGCTAGGCACTCTGTTCGCCATTTTTCCCATCTTTTACCCTGCGGGTGTGGCCCTGGGCGCTAGCCCCGTGCTGATGGCAGGCGCGATTCTGTCAGGTGCGCTATTCGGCGATAATATGGCCCCTATTTCAGACTCAACCATTGTTTCGGCGATGACTCAGCGGTATCGAAACAAAGAAGGATCGGCTCAGGTCGGCGATATTGTAAGAACCCGCTTTCGCTATGCGAGTGCTGCCGCAGTAATCGCCTTCCTGCTCTTCGCAGGATTTAGTCTCGCGTCAGGTGGAGCGAGCGGCGCGGTCGATGCTGCGGCTGCCGAAGGGAGTCCGCGTAGCCTGTTTATGCTGATCGCGATTGCCGTGCTCATCGTGGTCGCCATCTGGAAACGAGATATTTTCTTGGCCGTATCAGTTGGTCTCGTAGTGGGGGTCATAACAGGGTTGTTGTCCGGGGCCCTCACCTGGTCGCAGATTATCTCTGCAGGTGAAGCCAATAGCGCTGGTGGCTTCATGGCATCCGGAATTCTCGGCATGCTACCGCTGATCGGCATCAGTATTGTCGTGTTTGCCATCATAGGAACGTTCCAAGAATCTGGCTTGTTCGTAGTGATCATCAGATGGCTACAGGGTCATGGGCTGACTGGTTCACCGATGAAAGCGGAACTATCCATCTTCACGGGTTCGATTGTTACGACAGGCCTCTTCGCCAGCGTCAACGGTCCCGCAATGCTGCTGTTCGGGCCGGTTGTCGACGAAGTGGGCGCCGCGGCCAAACTCCACCCAAACCGGCGCTCAAATGTGATGGACTGCGGAGCGCTGGGTCTGGGGTCAGTGATGCCGGTTATCTCTACGTTCCTGCTAATTTCCAGTCAGCTGACACAAGGTTCAGGTGAGACACTTTCCGCACTCGCAGTATTCGGTGTCGCCTTCTATCCACTGGCGTTGACCGTGGTCATGTTGATCGCCATTGTTACTGGTTGGGGTCGTACCTTCGAAGGTCCAAAGGGTGAAGAGCTCCGCGGCCGAACAGCACAGGCGGCCGGAGTCACTGACCTACCATAATGGTGAAGGTGTGGTGGTCTGCGGACCACCACACCGGAGCTGTAGCCCATGGGTACTCCAGGGCTGGGCTAGCGGCCTCTTGGCATTTTCGGGCAGATCGATTGATGTGGAGGAGGAGCCCAGGGGCAGTCGAGTGTTCTTCAACGTCTCTCGACTCTTGTACGAGCGATTTGAACCGGTTCTCACCCACGCTGTTAGAACGGCTAGATTGGTTCCAGCTGATCATTGCCGATCCGTCCCTGAAGGAGTAGCCCATGGGGGAGAACCCCAGCCCATCCACGTCCATTAGCCGGCACGTGGAGTGGGTAGATACTGATGCTTCCGGCCACCATCACAATTCCGCCGTCGTGCGTTGGGTGGAGATCGCCGAAGCGCAGCTGATTCGTGAGCTCGGTGTGAGCGGCTATTTTCCGGTGTCGCCTCGAGTTCAGCATGTGGTGAACTTCCGCGATGCCCTCTGGTTTGAACAGGAAATCACGGCCACTATCTGGGTCGAGCGAATGGGCAACACCTCGCTCACCTTCGGGTTCGAAATCACGGGCCACTCCTGCGACAAGTCCGACGGCGGACTGGCGGCCGATGGCACGATCACCGTCGTCCACGTACCCGACGGGAACAAGCGTTCTGCGCCTTGGCCCCAAGCCATCAGCCATGCCCTGAGCGGCGCCAAAGAATGAACGACCAAGAAGCAGCGAGCCAAACATCCGGAGACGGCATTCCCAACCCCATCGTTCGGCACCAGCAGCTGATCGTCACGCTCTTTGGCCTGTATTGCCGGAACCCGGGCAATAGCCTGCCCGTGGCTTCCCTGGTGAGCCTGCTCGGAGACCTGGGTTATGACGCTCCGGGAGTACGCTCGGCCGTGTCCAGGCTCAAGGCCAAAGGAGTACTGCGCAGCACCCGCGTCGAGGGAATCGCGGCCTACAAGCTTTCAGAATCCCAGCAAACAGTGTTCGCCGAAGGCGACCAACGCATCTTTGCTGAACAACGTGAAGACGGAGACCATGACTGGTTGCTCGCATTGTTCTCTGTTCCCGAAGCCCAACGGCACCTGAGACACCGGCTGCGCACTATCCTCGCGGCTCTGGGCTTCGGCACAGTGACCCCTGGCGTGTGGATTGCGTCGTCGGGCATCGTCGATCGAGCCCGTGCCAGCCTTGCGGCCCACGAGCTCGATCAGTTTGTGGAATTCTTCCGCGGAGATTACCTCTTTGACGGCGATGTCCGCGCCAAGGTGGCCACCTGGTGGAACCTGGAGGCGATCGACGAGCTCATTGGGGAGTTCCTCGAGGTCTATAGCGGCGCTGACACGGCATGGGCCCAGCGGCTGGGTGGAGATCCCGAGGTGCGGGAGAGCACCGCCGACGAGGAAGCCTGTCGCGACGCTTTCCGTTACTACGTTCCCATGCTGACCCTCTGGCGCCGGCTACCGTACCGCGACCCGAACCTGCCACTCGACTATCTACCCGAGTGGTGGCGTGAGCCCGAGGCGCGGCGGGTATTTGGTCGTACCTACCAGATCATCGCACCGCTGGCCGAGCGTCACGCCTCTGACGTCATCGACCGCTACCGCTCGTAAACGACAATCTCCGGACCCGCCGCGGCTCGACGCCGGCGCCAAGGGTAGCTAGCTACGCCTCGGTGATGACGGCGACGCCCTGAATTTCAATCAAGGCTTCCTTCTGCCACAGCCGTGAGACACCAATGCCTGCCAATGATGGGTACTCGGATCCGGCCATGTCCCGCCAGAGACGACCAATTTCGCGGCCGTTGGCCATGTAGTCGTCAACATCGGTCAAGTAGATGGTCACGTTGACCAGGTCCTGCGGACGTCCGCCTGCCTCCTGCAGCGTGACCAGCACGTTCGTGAAAGCCTGCCGGAACTGCTCCACAATGCCGCCCGGAACAATGTTCATGTCCTTGTCCAGAGCAGTCTGGCCGCCGAGGTAGACGGTGTTCCCGGCGAGGATCCCGTGGGCATAGCCGGACGGCTTGGGAAGCGATGCGGGGTTGATGGTGCGGTTCTTGCTAGTGGACTGATCGGTCATGTCCCCTCCTCAGTAGAAAATTTAGAATGTGGCCTGTTGCACATCCTTACCTTCGTGCTAAATTGATCATATGTTGCGACCGCAAAAATGTCGACATATGAGTCTCGAGTGAAGGAGTTCCGATGAAGCTGGCCACCCTGCGAACTAGCAAGGGAACCACTGCCGCCGTCGTGGTTGACTCCGGGTTCCTGCCCCTGGAAGCTGACGACGCTGGGGCGTTGCTTGCTCAGGTCAATTGGCGGGAAACAGTCGAGGCCGCCCTGGACACCATGGCTGCTGGCCATGGTGCCGGGGTTGTCGCGGAAGCAGAGGCAGACCTCGCTCCTGCCGTCACTCGGCCCGGCAAAGTCGTCTGCTGTGGATTGAACTACACGGAGCACATCCTGGAAATGGGCCGCGAACTGCCGGAATATCCCACGCTGTTCGCCAAGTTCGCCGACTCCCTCACCGGAGCGAACGATCGCATTACGGTTCAGGGCAGCGACCGGGTGGACTGGGAGGCAGAGCTCGCCGTCGTCGTCGGAAAAGAACTGCACCATGCCAATGAAGCGGAGGCGGCAGAAGCCATCGCCGGCTATTGCGTGGCCAACGACGTCTCCATGCGTGACTGGCAAAACCGCACCCTGCAGTGGCTTCAGGGCAAGGCCTTCGACGACAGCACACCGCTAGGGCCAGTCATCGTCACCGCCGACGAATTTGAGGCCAACCCAAACTTCAGTCTGCGCGGCTACGTCAACGGCGAGCTGGTCCAATCCGGTGAGACATCAACCCTGGTGTTCGGCCCCGCGAGCCTGCTGGCCTATATCTCAACCTTTGCCACCCTACGTCCCGGCGACGTCGTGCTCACCGGCACGCCAGGCGGCGTCGGATCCGGCATGAAGCCCCCGCGCTTCCTGGCCGACGGCGACGTCCTCACCACCGAAATTGACGGTCTTGGCCGTCTTGAAAACACGATCACCCTGATTCCGGCAGCGGCCACCTCGTCGCAGCCAGCATCTGAACGTCAAGGAGAACCACGATGAGCACCACGCACGAGTACATCCTGGAAGGCGACAACAGCCAATACGCCAACGAGCAGGGCAAAGTTGTCCCCGTGGTGACCTATAGCGGCGAGGAAGACACCAACACCGCCCAGTCCGGTGACTGCGTCCGCGTCTCCGGTGTATCAATCCAGCACACCCCGGCCACGAAGATCTGGTTCGGCCAGGTCTCCAACGTGCCCGGCTACCGGTCCCTGCCACACCACCACGCCGAAGCCGAAACCGGCGGTTACGTTCTGCGCGGCCACGGACGCATCTACTTCGGTGAGAACTACTCCGAATACCTGGACATGAAAGCAGGGGACTGGGTCTTCGTTCCGCCCTTCATGCATCACGTGGAAGCCAACATGTCAGTCACCGAGGAACTGGTCTGGCTGACTGCCCGTACCCCGGAAAACCTTGTGGTCAACCTGGACGATGTTCCGGATGAAATCCTCGCCGACTACCGGAGGGTCTGACCTTGAACAGCACAGACGCAACCTCCATCCTTGCTCCCGACACCGCCCAGACCTTTCTGCGAGCGATCGAGCTCACCCCTGTCGATGGGCCAGCGGACAGCTCCTTTGAGGCAACCACGCAGTATGTTCCCTGGCCGAAGGCCTACGGCGGAGACATGGTTGCCCAGGCCACGGCGGCCATGCAGGCCACCGTTGGCACCGACCGGGCGCTGCACTCGATGCACAGTTACTTCATGCGCCCGGTCAATATCGGCGCTCCCGTTCGCTACGACGTCGAGGTACTGCGCGATGGCCGCGGCTACTCAACCCGCAGCGTGCGAGGCATCCAGAACGGCAAAACCGCGTTTACGGCACTGGGCTCTTTCCATGTTCCTGAGGACGGCCCGGAATTTCAGCAGCCGGCGCCTGAGGCTGTGGATCCTGAGTCACTACGCACCGCGGCGGAAGCCCTTGAGGGAGCCACCGGGGCAGCCAGCGACTATTGGGCCCACGGGCGCAGCTTCGACATGCGCCACATCCCTGATCCCCTCTACCTCACCTCTGACGCTGGATCGGTGCCCGCACAGGCTGTATGGGTCAAGGCTTTCGACGCTCTGCCGGATGCCGCCGATGCCAAGGCCACCGCTGACCTGCACCGCACCGCGCTGACCTACGTGTGCGACTACACGATCCTCGAGACGCTGCTTCGGGTGCGGGGCCTGAACTGGTCCAGCCCAGGCCTGGCCACCGCCAGCCTGGACCACGCCATGTGGTTCCACCGGGACGGCCGGGCCGACGACTGGATTCTCTACGCCCAGGACGCCGTGTCCGTGCAAAACAACCGTGGTCTGGCCATGGGGCGATTCTTCGACCGCTCCGGACGCCTGCTCGCCACCGTTGCTCAAGAAGGCATGATCCGGGGCTAGCTCGCACCCCACTACCCCCGCCCACCCGCGAAAGGAACGGCCATGCACCTCACGCCATCGGCCCACGTGGACACATTCACGCGCGACCATCTTCCCCCTGTCGAGTTATGGCCCACGCTGGAATTCACTCTGCCGGAGCTGCAATATCCGGACAGACTCAATGCCGCCACAGCGCTCATCGACAAGCCCACCGCCACGTTCGGTGGAGAGCGACCAGCTCTTCACACGCCCGACGGCGAGGTATGGAGTTACGCGCAACTGCTCGAGCGCTCCAACCAGGTGGCCCGGGTACTCACCGAGGACCACGGCATTGTCCCCGGCAACCGCGTGCTGCTGCGCGGGCCGAACAACCCCTGGCTGGTGGCTTCCTGGCTCGGTGTTCTGAAGACCGGGGCAGTTGTTGTCACCACGATGCCGATGCTACGTTCCACCGAAGTAGCCACGCTCGTGCGCCTGACCCGGCCAGTACTGGCGATCACGGACCATCGTTTCGCCGCCGAGATGGATGTGGCTGCCAATGAGTCCGACCTGCCAGTGCTGCGCTACGGCGCCGGTAACCCGGAGGATCTGGAGTCGCTGGCTGCGAACAAGCCCGGAACGTTCGACGACGTCGCAACAGCAGCCGACGACGTCGCGCTTTTGGCTCCCACCTCCGGGACCACCGGGGTTCCGAAGGTCACCATGCACTTCCACCGCGATGTGCTGGCTAACGCGGACACCTTTGCCCGCCACATTCTTACCCCGACTCCGGACGACGTTTTTGCCGGATCGCCGCCCCTGGCTTTCACCTTCGGGCTCGGCGGACTCGTGGTCTTCCCGCTCTACTTCGGGGCCTCGGCTCTATTGACCGAGCGCGCAGGCCCGGTGGAACTGGCCGAACGCGCCGCCGAAGCCGGTGCCACCGTGCTCTTCACCGCGCCTACCGCGTACCGGGCCATCATCAAAGAGGGCCGCGCCGACCTACTCTCCCGTCTGCGGCTCGGTGTCTCTGCCGGGGAGAACCTGCCCAAGGAAACCTGGGAAGCCGTCGAGAAGGCCTCCGGGCTGCGGTTGGTCAACGGCATCGGTGCCACCGAGATGCTGCACGTATTCATCTCCGCGGCTGGGGATGACATCCGGCCCGGCGCCGTCGGCGTTCCCGTTCCAGGATTCCGTGCCACCATCCTCGATTACG
This region of Arthrobacter roseus genomic DNA includes:
- a CDS encoding acyl-CoA thioesterase — its product is MNSTDATSILAPDTAQTFLRAIELTPVDGPADSSFEATTQYVPWPKAYGGDMVAQATAAMQATVGTDRALHSMHSYFMRPVNIGAPVRYDVEVLRDGRGYSTRSVRGIQNGKTAFTALGSFHVPEDGPEFQQPAPEAVDPESLRTAAEALEGATGAASDYWAHGRSFDMRHIPDPLYLTSDAGSVPAQAVWVKAFDALPDAADAKATADLHRTALTYVCDYTILETLLRVRGLNWSSPGLATASLDHAMWFHRDGRADDWILYAQDAVSVQNNRGLAMGRFFDRSGRLLATVAQEGMIRG
- a CDS encoding acyl-CoA thioesterase — encoded protein: MGENPSPSTSISRHVEWVDTDASGHHHNSAVVRWVEIAEAQLIRELGVSGYFPVSPRVQHVVNFRDALWFEQEITATIWVERMGNTSLTFGFEITGHSCDKSDGGLAADGTITVVHVPDGNKRSAPWPQAISHALSGAKE
- a CDS encoding fumarylacetoacetate hydrolase family protein, with product MKLATLRTSKGTTAAVVVDSGFLPLEADDAGALLAQVNWRETVEAALDTMAAGHGAGVVAEAEADLAPAVTRPGKVVCCGLNYTEHILEMGRELPEYPTLFAKFADSLTGANDRITVQGSDRVDWEAELAVVVGKELHHANEAEAAEAIAGYCVANDVSMRDWQNRTLQWLQGKAFDDSTPLGPVIVTADEFEANPNFSLRGYVNGELVQSGETSTLVFGPASLLAYISTFATLRPGDVVLTGTPGGVGSGMKPPRFLADGDVLTTEIDGLGRLENTITLIPAAATSSQPASERQGEPR
- a CDS encoding cupin domain-containing protein; amino-acid sequence: MSTTHEYILEGDNSQYANEQGKVVPVVTYSGEEDTNTAQSGDCVRVSGVSIQHTPATKIWFGQVSNVPGYRSLPHHHAEAETGGYVLRGHGRIYFGENYSEYLDMKAGDWVFVPPFMHHVEANMSVTEELVWLTARTPENLVVNLDDVPDEILADYRRV
- a CDS encoding RidA family protein, whose translation is MTDQSTSKNRTINPASLPKPSGYAHGILAGNTVYLGGQTALDKDMNIVPGGIVEQFRQAFTNVLVTLQEAGGRPQDLVNVTIYLTDVDDYMANGREIGRLWRDMAGSEYPSLAGIGVSRLWQKEALIEIQGVAVITEA
- a CDS encoding Na+/H+ antiporter NhaC family protein gives rise to the protein MGEVDTKLEFFGGRAAVLIAPIIFIAIATYNLAFLHVYEMTALVAGGLVGLIINAFFARSYGTYWKAVMRGVGSPGAASLILILLVVSLISSLLSVTGVSGGFIWLANLVGIGGVWFVPITFVLAGLMAVSTGTSLGTLFAIFPIFYPAGVALGASPVLMAGAILSGALFGDNMAPISDSTIVSAMTQRYRNKEGSAQVGDIVRTRFRYASAAAVIAFLLFAGFSLASGGASGAVDAAAAEGSPRSLFMLIAIAVLIVVAIWKRDIFLAVSVGLVVGVITGLLSGALTWSQIISAGEANSAGGFMASGILGMLPLIGISIVVFAIIGTFQESGLFVVIIRWLQGHGLTGSPMKAELSIFTGSIVTTGLFASVNGPAMLLFGPVVDEVGAAAKLHPNRRSNVMDCGALGLGSVMPVISTFLLISSQLTQGSGETLSALAVFGVAFYPLALTVVMLIAIVTGWGRTFEGPKGEELRGRTAQAAGVTDLP
- a CDS encoding PaaX family transcriptional regulator C-terminal domain-containing protein, translated to MNDQEAASQTSGDGIPNPIVRHQQLIVTLFGLYCRNPGNSLPVASLVSLLGDLGYDAPGVRSAVSRLKAKGVLRSTRVEGIAAYKLSESQQTVFAEGDQRIFAEQREDGDHDWLLALFSVPEAQRHLRHRLRTILAALGFGTVTPGVWIASSGIVDRARASLAAHELDQFVEFFRGDYLFDGDVRAKVATWWNLEAIDELIGEFLEVYSGADTAWAQRLGGDPEVRESTADEEACRDAFRYYVPMLTLWRRLPYRDPNLPLDYLPEWWREPEARRVFGRTYQIIAPLAERHASDVIDRYRS
- a CDS encoding AMP-binding protein is translated as MHLTPSAHVDTFTRDHLPPVELWPTLEFTLPELQYPDRLNAATALIDKPTATFGGERPALHTPDGEVWSYAQLLERSNQVARVLTEDHGIVPGNRVLLRGPNNPWLVASWLGVLKTGAVVVTTMPMLRSTEVATLVRLTRPVLAITDHRFAAEMDVAANESDLPVLRYGAGNPEDLESLAANKPGTFDDVATAADDVALLAPTSGTTGVPKVTMHFHRDVLANADTFARHILTPTPDDVFAGSPPLAFTFGLGGLVVFPLYFGASALLTERAGPVELAERAAEAGATVLFTAPTAYRAIIKEGRADLLSRLRLGVSAGENLPKETWEAVEKASGLRLVNGIGATEMLHVFISAAGDDIRPGAVGVPVPGFRATILDYEGAEVPDGVAGRLAIIGPVGCRYLDDERQHNYVCNGWNVTGDTFLRDAEGYYVYQARSDNMIVSSGYNIGAPEVEAAIEQHEDVLENAVVARPDEERGSVVCAFIVLREGVVGDAAKRKEIQDFVKSRIAPYKYPRDVRFVDELPRNPSGKLQHFRLREKLQTTADTELTGADQA